The DNA segment TCCGCCGCCATGGCGTGGGCACAGACGCCAGAACAGGTGGTTGAGGTTTTGAAATACGTGACTGCGACTGGGTAAAAATAGGATAGGGGACAGATTTGAAATCTGCCCCCTAGCTTTGGGATTTGAAATCTGCCCCCCACCTTACCTAAAAGCTCGACATCTCTTCTTGCAGATCGCGCTTTAATTCTTCCGGCGAGGTTATCCACAAAGTACCCTCTGCGCCGGGGAACACGCCCACTTCCAATTTGTCTTTGGTCAGGCCCGGTACCCATTTTTTGAAAAAGTCTGGCAGGGAAATGCTCTTCGGGGTCAGATCGTCTGATCCCTTGGCATACTCCGCGGCGAATTCGGCGCTGGGCCACACCG comes from the Marinobacter psychrophilus genome and includes:
- a CDS encoding DUF2750 domain-containing protein; protein product: MSSNELTDVLEMNGEERYDYFLSAVLEERDIWILINTDNRFLKLVSEEEGVAHVPVWPSAEFAAEYAKGSDDLTPKSISLPDFFKKWVPGLTKDKLEVGVFPGAEGTLWITSPEELKRDLQEEMSSF